The DNA region TATGAGCGTTCCTGTGAGCGAAGTAATGACCAAAACCAACCTGATCACCGCACCTGCAGGTACCACCCTTGTTGACGCTGCCAACATACTGCAAAGCAATAAAATTGAGAAACTACCAGTTGTGAATAAAGATGGGAAACTGGTAGGCCTCATCACTTATAAAGATATTCAGAAAGTTAAAAACTTCCCTAACGCTTGTAAAGACGAATACGGTCGTTTACGTGTTGGTGCAGCCGTTGGTGTAGCCGCCGATAACATTGACCGGGTAACCGCCCTGGTTAATGCCGGTGTTGACGTAATTACGGTAGATACAGCGCACGGCCATTCAAAAGGAGTTATTGATATGGTTAAGGCAGTTAAAAAACTCTATCCTAACCTACAGGTAATTGCCGGCAACATTGCAACGGGCGATGCTGCCATCGCACTTGCCGATGCCGGTGCTGATGCGGTTAAAGTAGGTATAGGCCCGGGATCTATTTGTACCACACGTATCATTGCCGGTGTAGGTGTACCACAATTATATGCGGTATATGAGTGCGCCAAGGCACTCGAAGGCCGGGGCGTTCCGGTAATAGCCGATGGTGGTATTAAACAAACCGGCGATATTGTTAAAGCTATAGCTGCCGGTGCAAGCTCTATTATGGCAGGCTCATTGTTTGCAGGTGTTGAAGAATCGCCCGGCGAAACTATTATATACGAAGGCCGCAAATTTAAATCGTACCGTGGCATGGGTTCGGTTGAAGCGATGGCTAAAGGTTCAAAAGACCGTTATTTCCAGGACGAAACCGACGTGGTAACCAAACTGGTACCTGAAGGTATTGTTGGTCGTGTACCGTTTAAAGGCAGTATGGCCGAAGTGATATTTCAATATATAGGTGGTTTACGTGCTGGTATGCACTATTGTGGTGCCGCTAATATCGAAGATCTGCAACGTGCTAAATTTGTACGCATCACTGCTGCCGGTATGCGCGAAAGCCATCCGCACGATATTACTATTACTAAAGAAGCGCCTAACTATACCAGCAGGTAGTTTTTAGCGGTTAGAGATTGGAGGTTGGTTTGAAATGCTAATCTCCAATCTTTAACACTTCTTATCTGCGATCTTTCTGATCTCCAACCTCTGATCACTAATCCAAAATGAAATCTATCTGCGTATTCTGCGGCGCCAATTTTAACGGCGATCCTTTATTGAAACAAGCTATTGAACAACTGGCTGAGGTAATGGTAAGCCGTGATATCACCCTTGTCTTCGGTGGCGGCAAAGTTGGCGTTATGGGTTTGATAGCCGATGCTGTTTTAAGTCGGGGAGGTAAAGCCATAGGCATTATTCCTCAATTTTTAATGGATAAGGAAGTTGGGCATACCGGTTTAACCGAGCTGCATATTGTTGAAAATATACACCAGCGCAAGCAAATGATGAATGACCTTTGTGAGGGTATCATCACACTTCCCGGAGGTTTGGGTACCCTTGAAGAATTTTTTGAGGTATTAACCTGGCTGCAATTAGGTTTGCATAATCATCCTATCGGTTTGCTCAACGTCAATGGCTTTTACGACCTGTTACTTAAACAAATGGATGTAATGGTTGAACAACGTTTTCTGAAGCAAACCAATCGCGAACTGATTCTTACTTCGGGTGATCCGATAGAGCTGGTAAACCTGATGGATAATTTCAACGCCAAACCAGATGATGTATGGTTTAAGGATAGAAACCTTACTTAGCCTTAAGTTCGAAGATTTAAATCAAAAGTCTTAGTTTGTAGCATAGTTTTATCAGCTGATTAAACTGTCTGCTGCCAACTTTATACTGCAAACTGATACAGGTTTTATCTCTTTAAAACAAAACCGTTTGCAATTCCCTTTTTAGATAGGAAATTTTCTAAATTACCTGTCCTATCTAAAACCAATTATGAATATCGAATTCAATAAAAATGAAGATATTAATAAGCAGCTTGTTTATGAGCTAAACACCCGGCTTAACAAAGTATACCAGGGCGGTGGTGAAAAAGCCGCAGCCAAACAAAAAGAAAAAGGAAAAATGCTGGCCCGCGAACGGGTGGCTTCCCTTATTGATAAAGATAAACCATGGCTGGAGATCGGCGCTTTTGTAGCCGATGGGATGTATGCCGAACATGGCGGCTGCGCATCCGGAGGTGTTGTCTGTGGTATCGGGTATATATCGGGCAGACAATGTGTTGTTGTGGCTAATGACGCCACCGTAAAAGCAGGGGCCTGGTTCCCGATAACAGCAAAAAAGAACCTCCGTGCCCAGGAGATAGCCATTGAAAACAAGTTACCTATCATCTATCTTGTCGACTCGGCTGGTGTTTATCTGCCTTTGCAGGACGAGATCTTTCCAGATAAAGAACACTTTGGCCGCATTTTTCGCAATAATGCTATCATGAGCAGTATGGGAATTATCCAGATAGCTGCTATTATGGGTTCATGCGTAGCAGGAGGGGCATACCTGCCAATCATGAGCGATGAGGCCATGATAGTGGAAGGTACAGGCTCGGTTTTCCTGGCTGGGTCATATCTCGTAAAATCGGCCATTGGCGAGGATGTGGATAATGAAACACTTGGCGGTGCCGCCACCCATTGCGAAATTTCAGGTGTCACCGATTATAAGCAGCCTAATGATCAAGCCGCTCTTGATTCCATCCGCAATATCATGAGCATGACGGGCAATTATACTAAAGCCGGTTTCGATAGAATCCCGTCATCTGCTCCAAAACTTAGCGAAAAAGAAATTTATGGCATACTGCCCGATAACCGGGAAAAGGCCTATGATATGAAGGAAATCATACTCCGTTTGTTGGATAAATCAGAATTTGAACCTTATAAAGATGGCTACGGGCAATCTATCATTTGCGGTTTAGGCCGTATTGACGGATGGGCCGTAGGGATTGTAGCTAATCAGCGTAAGGTGATCAAATCAAGAAAAGGTGAGATGCAGTTTGGCGGAGTGATCTATTCTGATTCGGCAGATAAAGCCACACGTTTCATTATGAACTGTAATCAAAAGAAGATCCCATTAGTCTTTTTGCAGGATGTTACCGGTTTTATGGTAGGCAGCCGATCGGAGCAAGGCGGTATTATCAAAGACGGTGCAAAAATGGTGAACGCAGTAGCAAATTCCGTTGTGCCTAAATTTACCATTGTTATAGGCAATAGTTACGGGGCAGGCAATTACGCCATGTGTGGCAAAGCCTATGATCCACGATTGATCTATGCCTGGCCGTCGGCCAAAATTGCGGTAATGGGCGGCGGACAAGCAGCGAAAACTCTATTACAAATTCAGGAAGCAAGCCTCAAAGCCAAAGGCGAAGAGGTAGATGCAGCAAAAGAAGCCGAATTGCTGAAGCAAATTACCGACAGATATAACGCTCAAACAACCCCATATTATGCCGCTGCCCGGCTTTGGGTTGATGGGATCATTGACCCGCTCGAAACCCGTAAAGTAATATCCATGGGTATCGAGGCCGCTAATCACGCGCCTATTGAAAAGGTATTTAATGTAGGAGTGATACAGACATGACCTTAGTGATTAGAGGTTGGAGATTAGAAAAAACGCGCCATGATGTGTAGCTCATCATAGCGCGTTTACTATTCCCCTTTTTGACTTGCGCTCGTTTGTAACGAGTGCTTAACCTGGGTTTGCGTTTGTAACGCAAACTAAATTATCCTCTATGTCTTTTATGCTTTTTCTTAGATGATTTTGACGACGAAGATGAACTTTGTTTATCCGATGATTTTTTTTCTTCAGTTTTGGAGGGTTGATTGTCCGGTTGCTTTACATCGGTCGAATCTTTACTCAGCTGTTTTACGGTAAACTCATTTCCGCGTAAACCATACTCCAACTGGCGTTTAGCTCCTGAAGGCTTTGCCTCTTTGCCAGTGCCACTAAATATCGGGAATTCCCGCATCAACTTACCATCCCTGATATAGAAATTATCGTTACCACGGTAGCCTTTACGCTGTGAACTGGTTAATCTTGGAAAATCGAGCTTATTAGGCTTGCTGTTATTGTCGTTAAATTCAAAAGCGTAGATGGATGTATAATTAGTTGTATCTTTTGATTTTGCCTGGATCAGGATTTCCGGGTTACCATCCACATCCATATCTGAATTGTAAACGTCAATAATAGCACCATCTAAATCACCGGTTGTTGTGGTATATTTTATGGCCGATGAATCTGAATGTAATATCATGAACGCTCCGGCTTCTTCAGAACCACGACCCCAGCTCAAAACATCATAGCTTTGCCCTGGCGATACCTCTATCAGTTTGTGAAACCTGAAAGGTGCCATCAATTCCGGCTTTTTAGGTGCCGGGGAAGCGGCAGGCTTTTTGTTATCCGCACCGCCGCATCCTGCCATTAATGCGCTTATCGCAAGCACAAAAAGGTAAAACCTGTTAGTCATATTTTTTTATGATTCAACTTTTAGTTATACAATGTATCTGGTGTTAACTCGGCTTTTGTTTTGCCCGGTGCGGTAATAAATACCTTTAACGCCACAGACCCGGTTCCCTGGTCAAAATATTTTACAGTTACTTTATGGTAGCCTTTTAATAACGACACGGCACCCATCTCTTCAGTCATGGTATGTTTTCCGTCATTGTCAACTACGGGCTGGTCATCAATCAATAATACCGAACCACCTGCCGATGATGTTGCAAAGCTATAAACGCCATCGGTATCAATATTAATAAATCCTGAATAAATAACACCGTATTTACCTTTATTTTTTCTCAGATCGGCCGTATTGAAGGTTTTGCTTACACCGCTATCGGCCGGCATAATACCAAGCTGGTTAGTGCTGGTGTAAAGTCCCGGATAAACCTGGTATTTAACACCGGTTGCCGTGCCTGTATAATTAACGGCAGCCATTGGCGCTTTATTATAAACCAATGTGCGGGTTACATTGCTTCGCTTGCCCGAGGGGGTTATTACAATGGTTTGCAACTCCCGGTATTGGTCAAGGGGTACATCCAAATTTAAAGGAATAGTATAAATCAGGTCTGTTTCGCGTGGCGTATAACCATCAATAGTATAATGAACTTTAGCTCCTTCAACTGAGGGTTTCAATACGGCGGTCAACTTATTGCCTATTATCACAGTATCTTTTGCGCCGATAGCTGTTGGTACATGGTAATCAAAACCATTTTTATCCAGCCATGCCAGATGGCCTGGTAAACGTGTATCGGCAAAATCAGTATAATTTTTGTTAGCCAACGGCGACCATGCTACTTCCGATAAAGCCAGGAGTCTCGGCAGTAGCATAAACTCAACTTTAGCATCTGTCGCCACATACTCCGTCCATAAATTGGCCTGCACACCTTTGATATATTTTTGTTCCTCGGGCGATAATACAGCTGGGGTTGGGTTGTAGCTATAAATTTTCGTAAGTGGTTCGTTGCCGCCAATGCTTAATGGTTCCTGGCTTGGTTTGCCCTGACCGTGGTCGATATATAAACCGTTGCTTCCGGGTGTCATGATCACATCATGTTTTTGTTGCGCGGCAGCAATACCACCGTCTTCACCGCGCCAGCTCATTACTGTGGCGTTAGGAGCAAGGCCGCCCTCTAAAATCTCATCCCAGCCTATGATACTGCGGCCTTTGGAATTTACAAACTTTTCAATCCGTTGTATAAAATAGCTTTGCAACGCATGCTCGTCTTTTAGTTTTAACTTTTTGATCAATTGCTGGCAAAAAGCCGATTTTTTCCAGGCGTCCTTGGGTGCTTCGTCACCGCCAATATGAATATACTTGCTCGGAAACAACTCCATCACCTCGGTTAAAACATCCTGTAAAAAAGCAAAGGTTTTTTCGTTAGGACAATAAATGTCCTGGAAAACACCCCAGGTTTCGGCAGGCTTATAAGTTTTGCCGGGATCACAACTCAATTCCGGATAAGCAGCAAGCGCCGCTTGCGAGTGGCCAGGCATTTCAATTTCGGGTACTATATTAACAAACCTGTCCGCGGCATATTTTACTACCTCGCGGATCTGGTCTTGTGTATAAAAGCCGCCATAAGGGGTATTGTCAAACTGCTGCGGGGTACGGTCGCGGTAACCACCGATCAGTGTTTGCGCGCGCATACTGCTGATTTGGGTGAGTTTTGGATATTTCTTTATCTCAATACGCCAGCCCTGATCTTCAGTAAGGTGCCAGTGAAAGGTATTGAGTTTATAGGCAGCTAACAGGTCAATGTATTTTTTAACCATCTCCACTCCAAAAAAATGGCGGCCAACATCAAGCATGGCCCCCCTGTAGCCAAAACGCGGATAATCCTCAACCTGAACACATGGCAGCTTAATGGTAGCAACATGTTCGGCAGGCATTAACTGAAGCAGGGTTTGTACGCCATAAAATAACCCGGCACCCTTGCCTGCTACAATAACCTGTTGCGGTGTAATTGTTAAACGGTAACCTTCGGCAGGTAAACCATCGGTGCCGGCAGTTGTAAGGGTTATAATGTTTGTCGCTTTGCCGCTTTTAGCAACAACGGGGTTATTATAAGCCTGGTTATTGGCAAGGTAATCTTTAAAAAATACTACGGCTTTGTTAGAAGGAGTATCCGCCTGAATAGTAGTTTCCTGGCTCAAAATAAATTGGCCAGGAACTTTTTTTAACGAAACAGGAGCGGGGATAATACCCAGGTTTGGGTTGGTATCCTGCGCGTTCACAGTTGTGGTGCACACTGCAAGCATGGCAAGCAGTATTAAAGAAGCCTTTTTATACATAATTTATCAAACAGGTTAGTGTGAGCCGTAAGATAGAACTTTTTAAAAAAATATAAAAAGTTTTGGAATGTAAAATATTAGTTCACTTGTAGGACGGTTGATTAAGTGCTTGATGAACTTACTATCGGAATCCACTAAGATTCCAATAATCCGTCAATCTAACCTTAGGAAAGTCCCACGACAACATCCATGCATTACTTTGAAGCGCATTAGTTGCCGTGAGGACACGGCAACGGGGTAAAATGATTAAAAGCAAAAAAGCGATAGGTCGTTATATACCTATCGCTTTTTATGAGCGTAAGAAACCAACTAATCTCTGATCTCCAATCTCTAATCACTTAACTTAAGCCGTCACTACGTGTTCTTTGGCAGCCAGGTAACGCTCGGCGTCGATGGCGGCCATGCAGCCAGTGCCTGCTGCTGTTACAGCCTGGCGGTAAATGTGATCCTGTGCATCGCCGGCACAGAATACGCCTTCAACGTTGGTTTCGGTTGAACCGGGACGAGTGATGATATAGCCGGTTTCATCCATATGTAACCATCCTTTAAAAATATCAGTGTTTGGGTGGTGGCCGATTGCCACGAAGAACCCGGTAACGTCAAGATCGGTTTCGGCATTGGTTTGGTTGTTGATTACCTTAACGCCGGTAACACTTTGGCCATCGCCTAAAATTTCTTTAGTTTCGGTGTTATATAAAATTTCAATGTTCGGCGTATTCAATACGCGGTGAACCATTGCTTTTGAAGCGCGGAACTCATCCCTGCGAACGATCATGTATACCTTACGGGCCAGTTTAGCTAAATAAGTAGCTTCTTCGGCAGCAGTATCACCGGCACCAACAATAGCCACATCCTGGCCTTTAAAAAAGAAGCCATCGCAAACAGCACAGGCCGAAACACCAAAGCCGCTGTATTTTTGTTCAGACTCCAGACCAAGCCATTTAGCCGAAGCACCGGTTGAGATAATAACAGTATCAGCAGTAATGGTTTTTACATCATCAACTACTACTTTATGTGGTAAACTTGAAAAATCAACAGAACTAACATATCCGAAGCGAATTTCAGTACCCAGGCGCTCGGCCTGCTTGCGGAAATCTTCCATCAGTTCGGGGCCCATAATGCCTTGCGGATAGCCCGGAAAGTTTTCAACTTCGGTAGTTTGTGTAAGCTGACCGCCGGCTAATAAGCCGGTATACATAACTGGTTTAAGATCAGCACGGGAAGCATATATAGCCGCAGTATAACCTGCAGGGCCAGATCCAATGATCAGGCATTTTACGTGTTCAGTTTCTTGAGACATTTTATTATAAATGAGTTGCGAATTTACGATTTTAGGCGCATAAGGCAAAGCGCATTTCGTCAACAAAGTGACATCATTTGCCCGTATTGGCAGCAAGTACCCGCATCACATTTCCCCCCAATACTTTATCAATATCTCTTTGTTTATATCCCAGTTTTAGCAGTTCCTCAGTTATTTTAGGGTAATCCGCAACACTATCCAAACCCAGCGGATAAGATTCAGCACCATCAAAATCAGAGCCTATACCTACATAGTCAACACCTATCAGTTTTACTATATAGTCGATATGTTTGGTCAGCAGTTCGAGCGGCGGCCTGAGCTTATCCGATTCAGTTTTGTACATCGCATTTATCCTGATATTCGCTAAATCTACATCATGATAAACCCTGATAAGTGAATCAAGTTCAACTTTATGCTGGATCTGGAACTTAAGCACTTTGGACGCATAAGCACTGTCAACAAAAGCACTGTAAAAATTTAGGCATACAACACCGCCATTTTTGGCCAGCGCTTTCAGTTGCTCATCCTTTAAATTACGGCGGTTAGGATCAATATTGTAAGCACAGCTATGCGAAGCGATAACCGGTTTTGTGGTGGTAGCAAGCACATCATAAAAAGTACGTTCACCCACGTGCGATACATCAACCATAACGCCAAGATCGTTCAGATGCTTTACTATTTGTTTACCGTAGTCCGTAAGTCCTAAATGTTTCAAACTATCCTTTTTAGTAACCTCGTCACGTGCCGAAGTTGCCCATGAAGTGCTGTTATTCCAGGTGAGGGTAAGATAGCGCATCCCTCGTTTAGCCAGACTGTCAATGTAATCCATCCTGTCTTCGATCATATGCCCGCCTTCAACACCAATCAACGCTGCCAGCTTTTTACCGGCCACAGCTTTTTTAAGTTCTTTGGTATTGCGCACTAAAGCTATTTTATCAGGATTACGCTTGATGAGCGCGTACAACGAATCAATTTCCCGGTTAGCAAAGGCGAAGGCAGTTCCCTTACCATAACTTTCGCCGCACCAGATAGAAAAGATCTGCGCATCAAGTCCGCCTTCTTTAGCACGAACAAGGTCGAAATTACCTTCGCTTTGATGTTTGCCTAAATCAACTTTGGTTATCAGCTCGTTTGAAATAACATCGTTATGCGTATCTATTAAAATAGCTTTTTGATGGATTGGCTGGGCGTTTTGTGCAGATAATCTTAACGTCAGTATTAAAGGGAAGAATAGCAACGATTTTTTCATAATGGAAGATAGGGAAGTCCTTGATTTTAATCTACAATCACTAAATCACTTAACTGGTTATTGATAAACTCCATTTCCTCGCCATTAATATGGATGTTGATAGCCTTTGCATTTTGAATAGACTGCTCTGCATTACGGGCGCCAACCAATGCAACGGTTATACCCGGATGATTGATCGTCCATCTGATAACTAATTGCCCCAGAGTTGCACCTTTTTCATCGGCCAATGGTTTTATTTTGGCAAGGAAGGCGTCGGTACGCTCAATATTTTGATCCTTAAAGTACTTAACACCCGCACGGTGATCGCCTTCACCAAAATTTTGGCCGGGTTTCATTTTACCGGTTAATAAACCACGCTCAAGGGGACTATAAGCTAATATTGCTTTCCTGTTTTCGATGCAATAAGGAATTAGCTCATCTTCAATAGCGCGGTTTACCATGCTAAACGGGACCTGGTTTGCAGCGAGTTTAATAGTTTTGGCAGCTATTTGCATTTGACTTACATCATAATTACAAACGCCTGCCTCGCGGATTTTCCCCTGTTCCTGTAAGCGCAGGATGGCCTCCATAGTTTCGTCAATGGGCGTTGTTTTGTCCGACCAATGGATCTGGTATAAATCGATATAATCGGTACCAAGACGCTTGAGACTGCTTTCGCACTCGGCAATAATGCTGTCTTTACCGGCATGTCGATAAACATCAATATCATTCCCGTTGTTATCCTTGCTTTTAAAATAGAATTCGCCTTTAGCCAAGTCCCAGCGCAAACCATATTTGGTCAGGATCTGCACTTTATCACGCGGCAGGTCCTTAATTGCCCGGCCAACCAGTTCTTCGCTCTTGCCCTGGCCATAAACCGGAGCGGTATCAATTGATGTTATCCCAAGATCATAAGCCGCGCGCATGGCA from Mucilaginibacter sp. SJ includes:
- the guaB gene encoding IMP dehydrogenase; translation: MQLDPSKFVAEGLTYDDVLLLPAYSEVLPREVNTGTYLTKSIRLNIPIISAAMDTVTEADLAIAIAQAGGIGMLHKNMTIQAQADEVRKVKRSESGMIQDPVTLLEDALLADAFQIMREFSIGGIPVIDADHNLKGIITNRDLRFQKDMSVPVSEVMTKTNLITAPAGTTLVDAANILQSNKIEKLPVVNKDGKLVGLITYKDIQKVKNFPNACKDEYGRLRVGAAVGVAADNIDRVTALVNAGVDVITVDTAHGHSKGVIDMVKAVKKLYPNLQVIAGNIATGDAAIALADAGADAVKVGIGPGSICTTRIIAGVGVPQLYAVYECAKALEGRGVPVIADGGIKQTGDIVKAIAAGASSIMAGSLFAGVEESPGETIIYEGRKFKSYRGMGSVEAMAKGSKDRYFQDETDVVTKLVPEGIVGRVPFKGSMAEVIFQYIGGLRAGMHYCGAANIEDLQRAKFVRITAAGMRESHPHDITITKEAPNYTSR
- a CDS encoding LOG family protein, with the protein product MKSICVFCGANFNGDPLLKQAIEQLAEVMVSRDITLVFGGGKVGVMGLIADAVLSRGGKAIGIIPQFLMDKEVGHTGLTELHIVENIHQRKQMMNDLCEGIITLPGGLGTLEEFFEVLTWLQLGLHNHPIGLLNVNGFYDLLLKQMDVMVEQRFLKQTNRELILTSGDPIELVNLMDNFNAKPDDVWFKDRNLT
- a CDS encoding acyl-CoA carboxylase subunit beta; protein product: MNIEFNKNEDINKQLVYELNTRLNKVYQGGGEKAAAKQKEKGKMLARERVASLIDKDKPWLEIGAFVADGMYAEHGGCASGGVVCGIGYISGRQCVVVANDATVKAGAWFPITAKKNLRAQEIAIENKLPIIYLVDSAGVYLPLQDEIFPDKEHFGRIFRNNAIMSSMGIIQIAAIMGSCVAGGAYLPIMSDEAMIVEGTGSVFLAGSYLVKSAIGEDVDNETLGGAATHCEISGVTDYKQPNDQAALDSIRNIMSMTGNYTKAGFDRIPSSAPKLSEKEIYGILPDNREKAYDMKEIILRLLDKSEFEPYKDGYGQSIICGLGRIDGWAVGIVANQRKVIKSRKGEMQFGGVIYSDSADKATRFIMNCNQKKIPLVFLQDVTGFMVGSRSEQGGIIKDGAKMVNAVANSVVPKFTIVIGNSYGAGNYAMCGKAYDPRLIYAWPSAKIAVMGGGQAAKTLLQIQEASLKAKGEEVDAAKEAELLKQITDRYNAQTTPYYAAARLWVDGIIDPLETRKVISMGIEAANHAPIEKVFNVGVIQT
- a CDS encoding family 20 glycosylhydrolase, which codes for MYKKASLILLAMLAVCTTTVNAQDTNPNLGIIPAPVSLKKVPGQFILSQETTIQADTPSNKAVVFFKDYLANNQAYNNPVVAKSGKATNIITLTTAGTDGLPAEGYRLTITPQQVIVAGKGAGLFYGVQTLLQLMPAEHVATIKLPCVQVEDYPRFGYRGAMLDVGRHFFGVEMVKKYIDLLAAYKLNTFHWHLTEDQGWRIEIKKYPKLTQISSMRAQTLIGGYRDRTPQQFDNTPYGGFYTQDQIREVVKYAADRFVNIVPEIEMPGHSQAALAAYPELSCDPGKTYKPAETWGVFQDIYCPNEKTFAFLQDVLTEVMELFPSKYIHIGGDEAPKDAWKKSAFCQQLIKKLKLKDEHALQSYFIQRIEKFVNSKGRSIIGWDEILEGGLAPNATVMSWRGEDGGIAAAQQKHDVIMTPGSNGLYIDHGQGKPSQEPLSIGGNEPLTKIYSYNPTPAVLSPEEQKYIKGVQANLWTEYVATDAKVEFMLLPRLLALSEVAWSPLANKNYTDFADTRLPGHLAWLDKNGFDYHVPTAIGAKDTVIIGNKLTAVLKPSVEGAKVHYTIDGYTPRETDLIYTIPLNLDVPLDQYRELQTIVITPSGKRSNVTRTLVYNKAPMAAVNYTGTATGVKYQVYPGLYTSTNQLGIMPADSGVSKTFNTADLRKNKGKYGVIYSGFINIDTDGVYSFATSSAGGSVLLIDDQPVVDNDGKHTMTEEMGAVSLLKGYHKVTVKYFDQGTGSVALKVFITAPGKTKAELTPDTLYN
- the trxB gene encoding thioredoxin-disulfide reductase, with the protein product MSQETEHVKCLIIGSGPAGYTAAIYASRADLKPVMYTGLLAGGQLTQTTEVENFPGYPQGIMGPELMEDFRKQAERLGTEIRFGYVSSVDFSSLPHKVVVDDVKTITADTVIISTGASAKWLGLESEQKYSGFGVSACAVCDGFFFKGQDVAIVGAGDTAAEEATYLAKLARKVYMIVRRDEFRASKAMVHRVLNTPNIEILYNTETKEILGDGQSVTGVKVINNQTNAETDLDVTGFFVAIGHHPNTDIFKGWLHMDETGYIITRPGSTETNVEGVFCAGDAQDHIYRQAVTAAGTGCMAAIDAERYLAAKEHVVTA
- a CDS encoding dipeptidase gives rise to the protein MKKSLLFFPLILTLRLSAQNAQPIHQKAILIDTHNDVISNELITKVDLGKHQSEGNFDLVRAKEGGLDAQIFSIWCGESYGKGTAFAFANREIDSLYALIKRNPDKIALVRNTKELKKAVAGKKLAALIGVEGGHMIEDRMDYIDSLAKRGMRYLTLTWNNSTSWATSARDEVTKKDSLKHLGLTDYGKQIVKHLNDLGVMVDVSHVGERTFYDVLATTTKPVIASHSCAYNIDPNRRNLKDEQLKALAKNGGVVCLNFYSAFVDSAYASKVLKFQIQHKVELDSLIRVYHDVDLANIRINAMYKTESDKLRPPLELLTKHIDYIVKLIGVDYVGIGSDFDGAESYPLGLDSVADYPKITEELLKLGYKQRDIDKVLGGNVMRVLAANTGK
- a CDS encoding aldo/keto reductase, translating into MEYRRLGESKLSVSAITFGAWAAGGWMWGGNDDQEAIDAMRAAYDLGITSIDTAPVYGQGKSEELVGRAIKDLPRDKVQILTKYGLRWDLAKGEFYFKSKDNNGNDIDVYRHAGKDSIIAECESSLKRLGTDYIDLYQIHWSDKTTPIDETMEAILRLQEQGKIREAGVCNYDVSQMQIAAKTIKLAANQVPFSMVNRAIEDELIPYCIENRKAILAYSPLERGLLTGKMKPGQNFGEGDHRAGVKYFKDQNIERTDAFLAKIKPLADEKGATLGQLVIRWTINHPGITVALVGARNAEQSIQNAKAINIHINGEEMEFINNQLSDLVIVD